One stretch of Phaeodactylum tricornutum CCAP 1055/1 chromosome 9, whole genome shotgun sequence DNA includes these proteins:
- a CDS encoding predicted protein translates to MIALQPPRHHTRSSGDSFQRSRPAFEKLFIGPVMVFGEMITGGHYLEVLRVGKQLAVGREAAPSYVALHRNLVHESGFFGAFYRGFMPWGLFQCCKGVPVLFVQHESMHHLQATAGWSSNSAEKASGFLGGFAQALFVNPLQKIKVSVVACQNMNAMHPTQAFKTLIKQNGVLSLYDGFAPMALRRSLDWGIRFAVTSEVKNWVIALKVREGQSSELNFWELICCGMIGGALSTATHPIDNIITNSMKPMPVGVPRDFVSVTRRMYRESGIKGFTRAWGINMLDNAYHMAWMYGVGTVAYEWMGKALQSPRH, encoded by the coding sequence ATGATTGCATTACAGCCCCCGAGGCACCACACTAGGAGCTCCGGTGACTCTTTTCAACGCTCGCGTCCAGCGTTTGAAAAGCTCTTCATCGGACCAGTCATGGTATTTGGAGAAATGATCACCGGCGGTCATTATCTGGAAGTATTGCGTGTTGGCAAACAGCTCGCTGTAGGACGAGAAGCCGCCCCTTCCTACGTTGCACTCCACCGCAACCTGGTCCACGAGTCGGGCTTTTTTGGCGCCTTCTACCGTGGATTCATGCCTTGGGGTCTCTTTCAGTGTTGCAAGGGTGTCCCTGTCTTGTTTGTTCAACACGAATCCATGCATCACCTTCAAGCGACTGCGGGATGGTCTTCGAATTCGGCGGAAAAGGCCTCAGGCTTTTTGGGAGGGTTCGCACAAGCCCTCTTTGTGAACCCTTTACAAAAGATCAAAGTCAGTGTGGTGGCGTGCCAAAACATGAACGCCATGCATCCTACCCAAGCCTTCAAGACACTCATTAAGCAAAACGGGGTCTTGTCTTTGTACGACGGATTCGCTCCCATGGCCCTGCGTCGCAGTTTAGACTGGGGCATCCGATTTGCCGTCACGTCTGAGGTTAAAAACTGGGTTATTGCGCTTAAAGTACGCGAGGGGCAATCCTCCGAGCTCAATTTCTGGGAACTCATCTGCTGCGGAATGATCGGCGGTGCTTTGAGTACCGCGACCCACCCCATTGACAACATTATCACCAATAGCATGAAGCCCATGCCGGTTGGTGTCCCGCGTGACTTTGTTTCGGTCACCCGCCGAATGTACCGCGAAAGTGGCATCAAGGGCTTCACCCGCGCTTGGGGCATCAACATGCTAGACAATGCCTACCACATGGCATGGATGTATGGTGTTGGGACGGTCGCCTACGAATGGATGGGAAAGGCCCTACAGAGTCCACGCCACTGA
- a CDS encoding predicted protein translates to MRSGLAVVSISGLVMLTSTAVGGLATSRPNLPPLSGTTSIAPHLPLARSAMEYLDASPDPFHAVQTSIERLEAAGFTSLSETSTVDTGKIVPGGKYYFTRNKSTLVAFAVGDRYQPGNGFKIIGGHTDSPNLRVKPRSLRTAAGCVQVGVECYGGGLWHTWFDRDLGVSGRVLVRSRDDARKVTQRLVRMDRALLRVSNLAIHLQSAKEREAFKVNKEDDLSPILAMEAEKSLNGGENKTKDGWTEYQEPALLEVLAHELNVRVEDIADFELSLFDVQKASLGGVFSEFIHSSRLDNLASCFLAVQALVDHVEAGSTAKDSDISMIVLYDHEEVGSNSAVGAASPIMAEAVQRIAAALGNQESTETYAACIRNSFCCSVDQAHALHPNYASKHEKNHQPKMNQGMVIKRNANQRYATNAVTGFLMREISRRAGLPPIQEFIVRQDCGCGSTIGPLISTATGIRTIDMGCPQLSMH, encoded by the coding sequence ATGAGGTCCGGTTTGGCTGTCGTCTCCATTTCTGGGCTGGTGATGCTCACCTCCACTGCGGTTGGGGGGTTAGCGACGAGTCGACCCAACTTGCCGCCGCTTTCGGGTACCACTTCCATTGCACCGCACCTGCCTTTGGCACGTAGTGCCATGGAGTACTTGGACGCCAGTCCCGATCCTTTCCACGCCGTACAAACCTCCATCGAACGATTGGAAGCGGCGGGCTTTACCTCACTGTCCGAAACCTCCACCGTCGACACCGGAAAAATCGTTCCGGGCGGCAAATACTACTTTACCCGCAACAAATCCACACTCGTCGCGTTTGCTGTCGGAGACCGGTACCAACCCGGCAACGGCTTTAAAATTATTGGCGGACACACGGACTCGCCCAATCTGCGCGTCAAACCGCGCTCGCTACGGACCGCCGCCGGCTGCGTGCAGGTCGGGGTGGAATGCTACGGGGGCGGACTCTGGCATACCTGGTTCGATCGGGATTTGGGTGTGTCCGGGCGTGTGTTGGTCCGGAGCCGCGATGATGCGCGCAAGGTCACGCAGAGACTCGTTCGTATGGATCGAGCCCTCCTGCGGGTATCCAACCTGGCGATTCATCTGCAGTCTGCCAAAGAGAGGGAAGCCTTTAAAGTGAACAAGGAAGACGATCTTTCACCAATTCTCGCGATGGAAGCGGAAAAGTCCCTCAACGGCGGGGAAAACAAGACCAAGGATGGGTGGACCGAGTACCAAGAACCCGCCCTGCTCGAAGTACTCGCACACGAACTCAACGTCCGAGTCGAAGATATCGCCGACTTTGAGCTCAGTCTGTTTGATGTCCAAAAAGCAAGTTTGGGCGGAGTCTTTTCGGAGTTTATCCACTCGTCGCGTTTGGACAATCTCGCCAGTTGCTTCCTCGCGGTACAAGCTTTGGTGGATCACGTGGAGGCCGGCAGCACTGCTAAGGACTCGGACATTTCCATGATTGTCTTGTACGATCACGAAGAGGTCGGTAGCAACTCCGCCGTGGGAGCCGCATCGCCAATAATGGCGGAAGCCGTCCAACGCATTGCGGCAGCCTTGGGCAACCAGGAAAGTACGGAAACTTACGCAGCCTGTATTCGCAACAGCTTTTGTTGCAGTGTCGATCAGGCCCACGCTTTGCATCCGAACTATGCAAGCAAGCACGAAAAGAATCACCAGCCAAAGATGAACCAGGGCATGGTGATTAAGCGCAACGCCAATCAAAGGTACGCCACCAACGCCGTGACGGGCTTCTTGATGCGCGAAATTTCCCGCCGCGCCGGGCTGCCACCCATTCAGGAGTTTATTGTACGACAAGATTGTGGCTGTGGTTCGACAATCGGACCGCTGATCAGTACAGCTACGGGTATTCGGACAATTGATATGGGCTGCCCCCAACTTTCCATGCAT
- a CDS encoding predicted protein yields MFPSHRHPFPPSTGSTNNVRDGGAANELVITPADRTLQGPKYISSDAVSFGSGWTANTSFPCVFVGERRHQTYLERIPYVPDKAAWKRFRLSCSIRETPYVVFRRFRHFCRNESPLVYQDIYYVRPESVPPQPTNNLQADGIGAAVPCGTPNPFCVVPLYASAPVAATHRDTHRRKAFHRSRAARADNPRGTTTPGTVSRKSKVDRSYKTHYKKNVMEDDLRNSTIEHSDQNSSQDALEHVNESHNDASVNESHNDALLFDGELHDTTEQPKELPLPNKVDEHNELDLNDLRSSTHNTNLTATSLQESSYASLNVEHLLAEMDCAAPPEMTTPGPRHAPWASAPSSVPRQPSLRDIMMEQQQRQHQAEKSSLLMVELAQEEELIRIALERSLTDVGSVHSATAASTRTAPHESHAPPGDPQNAQPAAVSERPSVRKETQVSKTDLSAVEVSLIEQALREGIRRHQNDFHHNASLPQKPHPVARMLATLHEEETTVGSSPNEDDDLSPEALTDSDPEPSLDLPVRPSSTTLSSSPPTTPAGQGSLQNLEGSHKDSSPLTTPLSSSSWRLREGQYACAGASPASTSVSVTSSWTPRDAASPDNGISPASTSSARSAGYNYRSPLVQHLGPSFQRLEELSSDELLLVDSARSISGASSAMESSSATVPRHAVRDPLLGFTYLDEYRNTNESQSQEWDGSEVQQRQKALRASQSSGLSAGPMLAPPSADMPLPPVTTLRSVSTAVTTASTAADSETSITGPATANQSFADDYDWRGAEHHLSAEEIRSIQQALTDDDTWQENSALVDAPEAGDTHTDTQNGELSAAEAEAIERALREADEESERDSLLLAWQMQDEEEARQRQQVAARGTQQGNIRTITRAELRAEQSGRFSTIGAVHSSDPPVMRHPLEDEEEVQLAAAGFRMNSTTRQEWSRRDQHSVVGPNNEVRTKHDAELHEQANAHRLGLDTDEHGLARIGNKAFNSFLHSVRRDKKKGVATHGTGRAGSDTDATKGGAMDPAVRMQITRAINSGLIERCNGVVKEGKEAVVYHAEKGEESEGFDVAMKVFKRIQEFKGRGDYVEGDPRYARANFRKASNREQLEIWAEKEFRNLMRAIRAGVPVPTPLLQKENVLFMRFMGMNGWPSPQLRELDLRKGSKKWTTLYTQVMEAIQRLYTKGRLVHGDLSEYNIMVVPAFLVDNPSTYVENDQDLQPVLIDFGQAVDLRHPEARPLLERDLDRVIAFFKRQGVETMRISDAVSFVVNEAELKPINVPS; encoded by the exons ATGTTTCCATCGCATCGGCACCCTTTTCCTCCATCTACGGGTTCCACCAACAACGTGCGAGACGGAGGAGCGGCGAACGAACTCGTGAT TACACCTGCGGACCGAACCCTCCAAGGTCCTAAATACATTTCCTCGGACGCGGTCTCGTTTGGTTCTGGATGGACTGCGAACACTTCTTTCCCGTGCGTTTTTGTAGGGGAGAGAAGACACCAGACATACCTAGAGAGAATTCCTTACGTACCGGACAAAGCCGCCTGGAAACGATTTCGGCTCTCGTGTTCCATTCGAGAGACGCCGTACGTCGTTTTCCGTCGGTTTCGTCACTTTTGTCGAAACGAATCCCCGCTTGTCTACCAGGATATATACTACGTTCGACCCGAGTCCGTTCCTCCTCAACCAACCAACAACCTTCAAGCGGACGGAATTGGTGCCGCGGTGCCTTGCGGAACACCAAACCCATTCTGTGTAGTTCCGTTGTACGCCAGTGCACCCGTCGCTGCCACCCATCGAGACACCCATCGTCGAAAGGCCTTCCATCGCTCCCGTGCGGCACGTGCTGACAACCCGCGTGGCACGACCACCCCTGGGACCGTTTCCCGAAAATCAAAAGTCGATCGATCGTACAAAACACATTACAAGAAGAACGTCATGGAAGACGACCTTCGAAACTCTACGATTGAACATTCGGATCAAAACAGTAGTCAAGACGCCCTCGAACATGTTAACGAATCCCACAACGACGCCTCAGTTAACGAATCCCACAACGACGCCTTACTCTTTGACGGTGAATTACACGACACTACCGAACAACCAAAAGAATTGCCGCTTCCGAACAAAGTTGACGAACACAACGAATTGGACCTGAACGATCTCCGCTCCTCCACACACAATACGAACCTTACAGCCACCAGTTTGCAGGAATCCTCGTACGCAAGTCTCAACGTCGAGCACTTGCTCGCCGAAATGGACTGTGCGGCACCTCCGGAAATGACCACACCGGGACCCCGACACGCACCCTGGGCATCGGCTCCCTCTTCCGTACCGCGGCAACCCAGCTTGCGCGATATTATGATggagcagcagcaacgacaacaccaaGCCGAAAAGTCTTCCCTCTTAATGGTCGAATTGGCTCAGGAAGAAGAGTTGATTCGGATAGCCCTGGAACGTTCCCTGACCGATGTGGGATCGGTACATTCCGCGACTGCCGCGTCCACTCGGACCGCCCCGCACGAGTCCCACGCTCCCCCCGGCGACCCGCAAAATGCACAACCAGCAGCGGTTTCGGAACGTCCCTCGGTACGAAAAGAAACACAAGTGTCCAAAACAGACCTGAGCGCCGTGGAAGTATCGTTGATTGAACAAGCCTTACGCGAAGGCATTCGGCGACACCAGAACGATTTTCATCACAACGCCTCCTTGCCCCAAAAGCCTCATCCTGTGGCTCGCATGCTTGCTACTCTtcacgaagaagaaacgacGGTGGGTTCTTCCCCCAATGAGGATGATGACTTGTCTCCGGAAGCTCTGACGGATAGCGATCCAGAGCCATCTTTGGATTTGCCCGTACGACCGTCGTCCACCACTTTGTCCTCTTCCCCGCCGACTACTCCGGCTGGACAAGGATCGTTGCAGAACCTTGAAGGTTCTCACAAGGACTCGTCCCCTCTGACGACTCCACTTAGTAGCAGTTCCTGGCGGCTCCGTGAGGGTCAATACGCGTGCGCTGGGGCGTCACCCGCTTCAACGTCCGTCTCCGTTACATCGTCCTGGACCCCCCGTGATGCGGCTTCCCCAGACAATGGGATCAGTCCCGCGAGTACCAGCAGTGCGAGAAGTGCTGGCTACAACTACCGATCCCCACTCGTTCAGCACTTAGGTCCCTCGTTCCAGCGTTTGGAGGAACTTTCGTCAGATGAGCTATTGCTGGTCGATTCAGCAAGGTCCATTTCTGGGGCCTCTTCTGCAATGGAGTCGTCCTCTGCTACCGTTCCGCGACACGCTGTTCGTGATCCGTTACTCGGATTCACGTACCTTGACGAGTACCGCAACACAAAcgaaagccaaagtcaaGAGTGGGATGGGTCTGAAgtgcaacaaaggcaaaaagCCCTCCGCGCCTCGCAGTCATCCGGCCTCTCTGCGGGACCCATGCTGGCTCCACCATCTGCCGATATGCCTTTACCACCCGTCACAACCTTGCGTTCCGTTAGTACAGCGGTCACCACCGCTAGTACCGCCGCCGACTCGGAGACTTCGATCACGGGTCCGGCCACCGCCAATCAGTCCTTCGCCGACGACTACGACTGGAGGGGCGCAGAGCATCACTTGTCCGCTGAGGAAATACGGTCGATTCAGCAGGCACTGACCGATGACGATACGTGGCAAGAGAACAGCGCACTAGTCGATGCGCCTGAGGCAGGAGATACCCATACCGACACTCAAAACGGGGAACTTTCGGCGGCTGAGGCGGAAGCTATTGAACGAGCCTTACGggaagccgacgaagaatcGGAAAGAGATTCTCTTTTGCTCGCTTGGCAAATGCaggacgaagaggaagcacGCCAGCGACAGCAAGTGGCGGCCCGAGGTACGCAGCAAGGCAATATCCGAACCATCACTCGCGCCGAGCTTCGAGCCGAGCAGTCTGGCCGATTTAGCACCATTGGGGCCGTTCATTCTTCGGATCCACCCGTTATGCGGCATCCTTtagaggacgaagaagaagtgcAGTTAGCCGCGGCAGGTTTTCGCATGAACAGCACCACTCGACAGGAGTGGTCCCGACGTGACCAGCACTCCGTCGTAGGACCCAACAACGAAGTTCGTACCAAACACGATGCCGAACTCCACGAGCAGGCCAACGCGCACCGGCTGGGTTTGGATACCGACGAGCACGGACTAGCGCGAATCGGGAACAAGGCCTTCAATTCGTTCCTTCACTCTGTCCGTAGAGACAAGAAAAAGGGGGTTGCCACCCACGGCACCGGGAGGGCTGGTTCGGATACCGATGCAACCAAGGGTGGCGCCATGGACCCAGCTGTGCGCATGCAAATTACTCGTGCGATCAATAGCGGGTTGATCGAACGATGCAACGGAGTCGTGAAGGAGGGTAAAGAGGCTGTGGTGTATCATGCCGAAAAGGGCGAGGAAAGCGAAGGGTTTGACGTTGCAATGAAAGTTTTCAAGCGTATACAAGAATTCAAGGGCCGCGGTGACTACGTAGAAGGTGACCCTAGGTATGCCCGTGCCAATTTCAGGAAAGCAAGTAATAGAGAGCAGCTGGAAATTTGGGCTGAGAAAGAATTTCGAAATTTAATGAGAGCAATTCGAGCCGGCGTTCCTGTGCCAACGCCACTTTTACAAAAGGAAAACGTTTTGTTCATGCGTTTCATGGGCATGAATGGGTGGCCGTCACCACAGTTGAGAGAACTGGATTTGCGAAAAGGTAGCAAGAAATGGACGACTCTTTACACTCAGGTGATGGAGGCTATCCAAAG ACTATATACGAAAGGTAGACTAGTGCATGGGGATCTGAGCGAGTACAATATAATGGTGGTTCCCGCATTTCTCGTCGACAATCCATCTACATACGTTGAAAATGATCAGGATCTTCAACCAGTGTTGATTGATTTT